One segment of Brassica napus cultivar Da-Ae chromosome C3, Da-Ae, whole genome shotgun sequence DNA contains the following:
- the LOC106388671 gene encoding oleosin S1-2 gives MADVRTHAHQVQVHPLRQHEGGIKVVYPQSGPSSTQVLAVVAGVPVGGTLLTLAGLTLAVSVIGLILAFPLFLIFSPVIVPAAFVIGLAMTGFMASGAIGLTGLSSMSWVLNHIRRVRERIPDELDEAKQRLADMAEYVGQRTKDAGQTIEDKAHDVRESKTYDVRDRDTKGHTASGGDRDTKTTREVRVATT, from the exons ATGGCTGACGTTCGCACACATGCACACCAGGTTCAAGTGCACCCTCTACGCCAGCACGAAGGAGGCATCAAAGTGGTTTATCCCCAGAGCGGGCCTTCTTCCACTCAG GTTCTAGCAGTGGTCGCCGGCGTACCGGTTGGAGGGACGCTGCTAACTCTGGCCGGTTTAACCTTAGCCGTTTCGGTTATAGGACTAATACTGGCATTCCCGCTGTTCCTCATCTTCAGTCCGGTTATCGTACCAGCGGCCTTTGTGATCGGTTTAGCTATGACAGGATTCATGGCGTCAGGGGCAATAGGGCTCACGGGACTATCGTCGATGTCGTGGGTACTGAACCACATCCGAAGAGTAAGGGAACGTATACCGGATGAGCTGGATGAAGCAAAGCAGCGTTTGGCTGACATGGCCGAGTACGTGGGGCAGAGGACAAAAGATGCAGGACAGACCATAGAAGACAAAGCTCACGATGTACGAGAGAGCAAGACTTATGATGTTCGAGATAGAGACACAAAGGGTCATACTGCCTCAGGAGGAGACAGGGACACCAAGACAACTCGCGAGGTACGAGTGGCGACAACATGA
- the LOC106388669 gene encoding phosphoenolpyruvate/phosphate translocator 2, chloroplastic isoform X1, with amino-acid sequence MLLITPYPRLVSPLLATKSTPESSFTRRARASSSSSSTSSSSYPWPFLRPKRRLNGFKLKSATVPGDVESGSLVKGLKLGGMFGVWYLLNIYYNIFNKQVLRVYPYPATVTAFQLGCGTLMISIMWLLKLHPRPKVTPSQFPAILQLAAAHTLGNLLTNVSLGRVNVSFTHTIKALEPFFTVLFSVLLLDEWPSLWIVCSLLPIVAGVSLASFTEASFNWIGFCSAMASNVTNQSRNVLSKKFMVEKFVVLKQEALDNINLFSIITIISLVLLVPVAILIDGFKFTPSQLHLATSQGLTVKEFCLMSLLAGVCLHSYQQVSYMILEMVSPVTHSVGNCVKRVVVIASSILFFKTPVSPLNSIGTATALAGVYLYTRAKKVKPNPNSKSS; translated from the exons ATGCTTCTAATAACTCCATATCCGAGACTCGTGTCTCCGCTATTAGCTACCAAGTCTACTCCTGAATCATCATTCACCAGAAGAGCCAgagcttcctcttcttcttcttctacttcttcttcctcttatcCTTGGCCTTTCCTGAGGCCTAAACGTAGACTCAATGGCTTCAAGCTCAAGTCAGCTACAGTTCCGGGAGATGTGGAATCTGGAAGTTTGGTCAAAGGGCTGAAGCTAGGAGGCATGTTCGGAGTTTGGTATCTTCTCAATATCTACTACAACATCTTCAATAAACAG GTACTTAGGGTTTATCCATATCCAGCAACTGTAACAGCATTTCAATTAGGCTGTGGAACGTTGATGATATCAATAATGTGGCTCCTCAAACTCCATCCTCGTCCAAAAGTTACTCCATCTCAG TTTCCGGCGATATTACAACTAGCAGCAGCTCACACATTAGGAAACTTGTTGACGAATGTGAGCTTGGGAAGAGTAAACGTCTCTTTCACCCACACAATCAAAGCATTGGAGCCTTTCTTCACCGTCTTGTTCTCTGTTCTCTTGCTCGACGAG TGGCCGAGTTTATGGATTGTCTGTTCCTTGTTACCAATAGTCGCTGGAGTTTCTTTAGCATCTTTCACAGAAGCTTCTTTTAATTG GATTGGTTTCTGCAGCGCAATGGCGTCTAATGTGACGAACCAATCACGCAATGTTCTCAGTAAAAAATtcatggttgaaaag TTTGTTGTATTGAAACAGGAAGCTTTGGACAACATCAACCTTTTCTCTATAATAACCATTATCTCCCTTGTCTTATTGGTTCCTGTAGCAATCCTCATCGATGGTTTTAAGTTTACTCCCTCACAGCTACATCTAGCT ACAAGTCAGGGTTTGACTGTAAAAGAGTTTTGCCTCATGTCTCTACTTGCTGGTGTTTGCTTGCATAGCTACCAACAG GTATCTTATATGATCTTAGAGATGGTGTCTCCAGTGACACACTCTGTTGGGAACTGCGTGAAGCGTGTGGTGGTTATTGCATCATCCATTCTTTTCTTCAAAACTCCTGTCTCGCCTCTTAATTCCATAG GTACGGCCACTGCACTAGCTGGAGTTTACTTGTACACCAGAGCCAAGAAAGTCAAACCAAACCCAAACTCAAAATCTTCCTGA
- the LOC106388669 gene encoding phosphoenolpyruvate/phosphate translocator 2, chloroplastic isoform X2: MLLITPYPRLVSPLLATKSTPESSFTRRARASSSSSSTSSSSYPWPFLRPKRRLNGFKLKSATVPGDVESGSLVKGLKLGGMFGVWYLLNIYYNIFNKQVLRVYPYPATVTAFQLGCGTLMISIMWLLKLHPRPKVTPSQFPAILQLAAAHTLGNLLTNVSLGRVNVSFTHTIKALEPFFTVLFSVLLLDEWPSLWIVCSLLPIVAGVSLASFTEASFNWIGFCSAMASNVTNQSRNVLSKKFMVEKEALDNINLFSIITIISLVLLVPVAILIDGFKFTPSQLHLATSQGLTVKEFCLMSLLAGVCLHSYQQVSYMILEMVSPVTHSVGNCVKRVVVIASSILFFKTPVSPLNSIGTATALAGVYLYTRAKKVKPNPNSKSS; encoded by the exons ATGCTTCTAATAACTCCATATCCGAGACTCGTGTCTCCGCTATTAGCTACCAAGTCTACTCCTGAATCATCATTCACCAGAAGAGCCAgagcttcctcttcttcttcttctacttcttcttcctcttatcCTTGGCCTTTCCTGAGGCCTAAACGTAGACTCAATGGCTTCAAGCTCAAGTCAGCTACAGTTCCGGGAGATGTGGAATCTGGAAGTTTGGTCAAAGGGCTGAAGCTAGGAGGCATGTTCGGAGTTTGGTATCTTCTCAATATCTACTACAACATCTTCAATAAACAG GTACTTAGGGTTTATCCATATCCAGCAACTGTAACAGCATTTCAATTAGGCTGTGGAACGTTGATGATATCAATAATGTGGCTCCTCAAACTCCATCCTCGTCCAAAAGTTACTCCATCTCAG TTTCCGGCGATATTACAACTAGCAGCAGCTCACACATTAGGAAACTTGTTGACGAATGTGAGCTTGGGAAGAGTAAACGTCTCTTTCACCCACACAATCAAAGCATTGGAGCCTTTCTTCACCGTCTTGTTCTCTGTTCTCTTGCTCGACGAG TGGCCGAGTTTATGGATTGTCTGTTCCTTGTTACCAATAGTCGCTGGAGTTTCTTTAGCATCTTTCACAGAAGCTTCTTTTAATTG GATTGGTTTCTGCAGCGCAATGGCGTCTAATGTGACGAACCAATCACGCAATGTTCTCAGTAAAAAATtcatggttgaaaag GAAGCTTTGGACAACATCAACCTTTTCTCTATAATAACCATTATCTCCCTTGTCTTATTGGTTCCTGTAGCAATCCTCATCGATGGTTTTAAGTTTACTCCCTCACAGCTACATCTAGCT ACAAGTCAGGGTTTGACTGTAAAAGAGTTTTGCCTCATGTCTCTACTTGCTGGTGTTTGCTTGCATAGCTACCAACAG GTATCTTATATGATCTTAGAGATGGTGTCTCCAGTGACACACTCTGTTGGGAACTGCGTGAAGCGTGTGGTGGTTATTGCATCATCCATTCTTTTCTTCAAAACTCCTGTCTCGCCTCTTAATTCCATAG GTACGGCCACTGCACTAGCTGGAGTTTACTTGTACACCAGAGCCAAGAAAGTCAAACCAAACCCAAACTCAAAATCTTCCTGA
- the LOC106388670 gene encoding putative pentatricopeptide repeat-containing protein At3g01580 has translation MTKRSLYQWNTLLKSLSRDKQWQQVLSQFIQMFRCEEKPDNFTIPVALKACVELRQIKCGEIIHAFINKDASLASDLYVGSALIDMYAKCGRMTQALRVFDELEEKPDIVTWSSMVSGFERNGFPFEAVEFFRRMATSSHVSPDRVTLITLVSACTKLSDSKLGRCVHGFVMRRGFEKDLSLVNSLLNCYAKSGAFKEAVHLFKVMAEKDVISWSTVIACYVQNGAAAEALRVFNEMMGSGTEPSAATMLSVFQACAASHDLKQGRKSHELAIRKGIETEVKVSTALVDMYMKCFSLEEAYAVFSRIPKKDVVSWVALISGFTLNGMAHRSVEEFSKMLLENNTRPDSILMVKVLKACSDLGFLEQAECFHSYVIKFGFDSNPFIGASLVELYSRCGSLGSACKVFDEITLKDVVVWTSLITGYGIHGKGTKALETFTQMVESSEVEPNEVTFLSVLSACSHSGLIHEGLRIFELMVSQYGLVPNLEHYAVLVDLLGRVGELDAAIEITNGMPFSPTPQVLGTLLGACRIHQNDEMAETVAKKLFELEPNHAGYYMLMSNMYGVKGEWENVEKLRNAVRNRGIKKGLADSLIEIKRKVHSFVADDNMHPENEPVYGLLKELDLHMKQDFEDSVYFQTEGGS, from the coding sequence ATGACCAAGAGGAGCTTATATCAGTGGAATACTCTTCTTAAAAGCTTATCCAGAGATAAACAATGGCAACAAGTATTGTCTCAGTTTATCCAAATGTTTCGCTGTGAAGAAAAGCCTGATAACTTCACCATTCCAGTTGCTCTCAAGGCCTGCGTTGAGTTGCGGCAAATTAAGTGTGGAGAAATCATTCATGCGTTCATCAACAAGGATGCTTCGCTTGCGTCTGACCTTTATGTTGGCTCTGCTCTGATAGATATGTATGCCAAATGTGGGAGGATGACCCAAGCTTTGAGGGTCTTTGATGAGTTGGAGGAGAAGCCTGATATTGTCACCTGGTCTTCTATGGTTTCTGGGTTTGAGAGGAATGGTTTTCCCTTTGAGGCCGTTGAGTTTTTCAGGAGAATGGCCACGTCTTCTCATGTTAGTCCTGATCGGGTAACTTTAATCACTCTAGTTTCTGCATGTACGAAACTATCTGATTCAAAACTTGGGAGGTGTGTGCATGGTTTTGTGATGCGTAGAGGatttgaaaaggatttgtcttTAGTGAATTCACTATTGAATTGTTATGCTAAGTCGGGAGCTTTCAAAGAAGCGGTTCATTTGTTCAAGGTGATGGCAGAGAAAGATGTTATATCTTGGAGCACAGTCATTGCTTGCTACGTTCAAAATGGAGCTGCTGCTGAAGCATTGCGTGTCTTCAATGAAATGATGGGTAGCGGAACAGAACCTAGTGCAGCTACTATGCTCAGTGTGTTTCAAGCTTGTGCAGCTTCTCATGATCTAAAGCAAGGTAGGAAGAGCCATGAATTAGCCATTAGGAAAGGCATTGAGACAGAAGTGAAAGTCTCCACTGCTCTAGTTGATATGTATATGAAGTGTTTCTCCCTCGAGGAAGCTTATGCTGTTTTCTCCAGGATTCCGAAGAAAGATGTGGTCTCTTGGGTTGCGTTGATAAGCGGCTTTACATTAAATGGAATGGCTCACAGATCAGTTGAGGAATTTTCCAAGATGCTGCTTGAAAATAATACGAGGCCTGATTCTATTCTTATGGTGAAGGTACTTAAGGCATGTTCGGATTTGGGTTTTCTCGAACAAGCTGAATGCTTTCATAGTTATGTGATCAAATTCGGATTTGACAGTAACCCGTTCATCGGAGCCTCTCTTGTTGAGCTTTATTCGAGATGTGGGAGTCTAGGCAGTGCTTGTAAAGTGTTCGATGAGATAACTTTAAAGGACGTCGTGGTTTGGACCTCTTTGATCACTGGTTATGGAATCCATGGGAAGGGCACTAAAGCGCTGGAGACGTTTACTCAAATGGTCGAGAGCTCAGAAGTGGAGCCTAATGAAGTGACATTTCTCTCAGTTTTGTCTGCTTGTAGTCACTCAGGTTTGATACACGAGGGACTGAGAATATTTGAGTTGATGGTGAGTCAGTACGGACTTGTTCCTAACTTAGAGCATTATGCTGTATTGGTTGATCTTCTCGGCCGTGTAGGAGAACTAGATGCTGCCATTGAAATCACAAATGGGATGCCTTTTTCACCAACACCACAAGTCTTGGGTACTCTTTTAGGCGCGTGTAGGATTCATCAGAATGATGAGATGGCAGAaactgttgcaaagaagctctTTGAATTGGAACCCAATCATGCTGGTTATTACATGCTAATGTCGAATATGTATGGGGTTAAGGGAGAATGGGAGAATGTGGAAAAGTTGAGAAATGCAGTGAGGAACAGGGGAATTAAAAAAGGATTGGCAGATAGTTTGATTGAGATAAAAAGAAAGGTCCATAGCTTTGTGGCTGATGATAACATGCATCCTGAGAATGAGCCGGTTTATGGACTGCTTAAAGAGCTGGATTTGCATATGAAACAAGACTTTGAAGATTCTGTGTATTTCCAAACTGAGGGAGGCAGCTAG